The window GTAGCTTGATCCTGTACGTGGCAAAGTCGTTGGCGGTGAGGATGCCTCCCGCTTCCTTCATGTAGGTCTGTGTAGCCTGGGGAAAGGGGCGTGCATAGAACCACTCCGCGCCCTGCGCGGCGAGTTCGCGATAGCTTTTGGCGAGATCCTTTTGGCGGAGGGTTTCTCCCTCGAGATAGGGTGAGCCGTCGGGCTTGAGAAAGATGGCCTTCGATGCGGGAAAGAGTGCCAGCTCCGGTGCGGTGGCCTTGAGCTTGCGCGCATAGACGAGGTCGATGGGGAACCCCTCATCGGCGCAGCGAATTCCGGCGGTGAAAGCCTTCTCCCATGGCAGTCGGCCAAATTCCTTGATTGCATAGGAATACGCGGCGACAGCACCCGGGACACCCGAGGCGAGCGGGCCGGTTTTGCTCAGTGATTCGTCAAGTTTGCCGTCGCGCACATACATGTCCCGCGTCGCTGCGAGAGGGGCGATTTCCCGACCGTCTATGCAGATGTTGCGACCGTCCTTGAGATGAATCAGGAGGAAGCATCCGCCGCCGATTCCGGAGTTGTGCCCATCGACCACGCCGAGCGTGAGAGCTGCCGCGACCGCCGCATCAATGGCATTTCCACCATCAGCCATGGCATCGAGTGCCGCACGCGTGGCGAGCGGCTGGACGGTCGCGGCATACCCTTCAACTTTTCCCGCTTGGAGCGGCGCGCCGGTGCAGGCGATCGCCACGGACAACAGACAAATACGACGAAACATCAGTGTGATTTATTGGGCCTCCGGCCAGTTGGTTCTCCGGTCGTCGGCCACGGCTTCCCGCCGACCATCAGGCAGGAACCGGACAGCATTGACTCCTCCGAAGTAGTAGGACTTGCGGCTCTTGGACTGAATATCCCAGTGAGCCTCACTCAGTTCCGCTCCAGTGCCGGAATCAAACCCCTCCTCGAGGTCGATCACATTTGGCGGTTCATTTGAGGAGCGGCGGCTGCGGGTGTGAAACCTTGGTTCGTCGATCGCATCTGCGAGAGTCTGCTGGTAATCCAGCACAGCGCTCAAAACCTGGTAAATGCCAGTCGGGATGCGCTGCGAAGCCGGGGACCCGAGCGCAAGCAGAGGCCGGCCATTATCGAGCACGATCGTAGGGGCCATCGTGCTGCGTGGACGTTTACCGGGCTGCACATAGTTGATTGCTCGCGGGGACGAGAAACTGAAGTTGGACATGCAATTGTTGAGCAGGATGCCTGTGCCGGGTGCGACCACGCCAGATCCAAAGTGGTGAGCGAGCGACTGCGTCACGCAGGCAATGTTACCCTCCTGGTCGACGACAATGAAGTGCGTCGTGCTGCCATTGGTCTCCTCTGAAACCGCGCTGCGGGAGCTGGCGTCCGGGAATGGCGTTCGCGGGTCGGCGCTGGAGGCCCGCTTCCAGATCCCCGCATAGGTGGATTGTTTGAGGATGCTGCCGGAGGTTTTCTCCGACTCTGGAGTATTGGCGAATGCTCCCGCGACGATCGGATAGATCTGCTGGAGGACACGGGCGACGGAATCCACTCGCTCGCGGCTGAGGGGCTGGTCGTGATTGGCGGCCTTGTTCTGTTCGAGCGACTTGAGCGTGAGAAGGACGATCGCTCCTCCGGTGAGGGGAGCCGGGCTGCTGTAGATCACCTTCCCGGCGTAGTCGACCGAGAGCGGGGTGAGTTTGTTGGCGCGGTAATCGGCGAAGTCCCGCTCGGAGAACCATCCGCCTCCATTAAGCGAGGCCGCGATAAGTTGCTTCGCGGTTTCGCCATGGTAGAACTCCCCGGGCCCGTCATTGGCGATTCGCTCGAGGGTCCTGGCGAGGTCGGGATTCTTGATGACATCGCCAGCGCTGGGAATGCGGTCTCCCGGCAGATAGATCGAGCGCGCCTCGGGGTCCTCCATCAGGAGGTCAAACTTTTCACGGTAGGCGGTGAGCTGCTTGGCCGGGACGGCATAGCCATCCCTGGCCGCCTCCACGGCGGGCTCCACGCAAGCCTTCCACGGGAGCTTGCCCCAGGTGTCATGCATCGCAGCGATGCCAGCGACGACTCCGGGCACGCAGGCGCTGCGATAGCCTTTTTCGCGATCTTTTTGGGAAAGCTTGAGGACCGCTGGCATGTCCAGATCCTCCGGCGCCTGGTTCAGTGCCTCTATGCAATAGACCTTCTGCGTCTTTGCCTCGTAGTAGAGTGCGATGAGCTTTCCACCCAATCCGGAGTTGAACGGCTCCGAGACGCCCAGCGTGAATGAGACGGCCACGGCGGCATCGGCGGCAGTACCGCCTTCCTTGAGAATCTGGATTCCTGCCTTCGTCGATTCCTCGCTGCCGGAGACAATCACTCCTTCGCGGGATTCCACCCGGATGGAGGCATCGGCGGCCTGGATGAAGACAAGGGAACCCAGGAGGAACCCCATGAGGGTCCCCCGCGAGGGGATGGATATGTGCATAACGACTTTAGTTTACAGATGGATACTCGCCGCTTCTTTTGAATTCCACGTGAGCATCGAAATAGACGTAGTGACGGCCGCCCCAGGGTGTGCGGACATCTTCACTGAGAGAGTTGGAGAGACCGCCGGTGGTGGAGGAGTTGTAGTTTTCCCCGTCGGCATTGGTGATCATCCAAATCTGGCTCAGCGGCTCCTCATCCTTGCCCTTGGGATCTTTATCGGGATCGAGGTTGGATTTGAGGCTCACGATCCTCTTGGGATCGTAGGTGGTTGCCCCGGCGGTGCTGCTGCGATTGCCGAAGAAATAGGTGGGGACGGAGGACTTGCCGCTATTCACCACGTAGGCCACGCCAAACTGGTCCGCGCCGTACCCGCAGACCGTCTTCCAGATCTTGTCATCCTTTGAGCAGTAGCCGGCATCGATAAGCACGGTGCTGAGATAATAGGTGCGCTTGGAATCGGTTGTCACCGTACTGGGGATGGCCACGCCACGATTGATGCGGCCGGGCAGGACCCCATCGTGCTCGCCCGCATAGGCTAATACCGCCATGGCCTGCCCCCGGAGGTTACTAACATCGCGGGCGCGCATCGAGTTGTCCTTGATCTTCGTCCAGGCTGGCATGCACAGGGCGGCGAGCGTGCCGATGATGGCCACGGTGATCATCATCTCCATGAGAGAGAACGCGCCTACGCCAGCGCGAAGACTGACCTTGCTCAGTCCGGTGTCTGCCGCAACGTTGCGGCTCGATTTGAAAAAGATCCTTGGCTCCATGTTTTTCATAAAAATCGAAACTGGAGAGTCATCAGCATCTCTCATGCCAAACCTATCGACTCCCCTCTGTACCTGATGGG of the Terrimicrobium sacchariphilum genome contains:
- a CDS encoding type II secretion system protein — its product is MEPRIFFKSSRNVAADTGLSKVSLRAGVGAFSLMEMMITVAIIGTLAALCMPAWTKIKDNSMRARDVSNLRGQAMAVLAYAGEHDGVLPGRINRGVAIPSTVTTDSKRTYYLSTVLIDAGYCSKDDKIWKTVCGYGADQFGVAYVVNSGKSSVPTYFFGNRSSTAGATTYDPKRIVSLKSNLDPDKDPKGKDEEPLSQIWMITNADGENYNSSTTGGLSNSLSEDVRTPWGGRHYVYFDAHVEFKRSGEYPSVN
- a CDS encoding gamma-glutamyltransferase family protein; the encoded protein is MHISIPSRGTLMGFLLGSLVFIQAADASIRVESREGVIVSGSEESTKAGIQILKEGGTAADAAVAVSFTLGVSEPFNSGLGGKLIALYYEAKTQKVYCIEALNQAPEDLDMPAVLKLSQKDREKGYRSACVPGVVAGIAAMHDTWGKLPWKACVEPAVEAARDGYAVPAKQLTAYREKFDLLMEDPEARSIYLPGDRIPSAGDVIKNPDLARTLERIANDGPGEFYHGETAKQLIAASLNGGGWFSERDFADYRANKLTPLSVDYAGKVIYSSPAPLTGGAIVLLTLKSLEQNKAANHDQPLSRERVDSVARVLQQIYPIVAGAFANTPESEKTSGSILKQSTYAGIWKRASSADPRTPFPDASSRSAVSEETNGSTTHFIVVDQEGNIACVTQSLAHHFGSGVVAPGTGILLNNCMSNFSFSSPRAINYVQPGKRPRSTMAPTIVLDNGRPLLALGSPASQRIPTGIYQVLSAVLDYQQTLADAIDEPRFHTRSRRSSNEPPNVIDLEEGFDSGTGAELSEAHWDIQSKSRKSYYFGGVNAVRFLPDGRREAVADDRRTNWPEAQ